CGGAGCACGGCGTCCTGTTCGGGGCGGTACGTCCACCGTTGGAGGAGCGGCGCATCGTAGGTGCGCGACCACCGATCGAAAAAGCGCCAGTCCGGCCTGCGTGAACGCTCCATCCTTCCCAGGGTAGGACAGCGCGCGCCGTCACCGAAACCGGATTTCCTCGACTTCGAGGCCGCACCCGCTGGATTCGGGGACGTATCCTGGCGCTCCAACCAGGAGGATTCCATGCATCTCCGAGTCCGTCTTCTCGTGTTCGCGTGCGTCGTGGCAGCACCCAGCGTCGCGTCGGCGCTGCAGTGTCCGGCCGGGTTCCTGGAGGTGGTGAATCAGGGGGTGCGGCTCGGGTGCGTACAGAACACAGAGGAGAACCCTGCCCGGACACAGACCTGGGAGTTCGCAACGTACACGTGCGCCAACAACCACGGCGGTAGACTTCCGACGTTCCAGGAGTTCCTGATCTTCCGCAGCACGCTGCAGGTGGGCCAACAGAACAACGATCCCGAGTTTCTGGCGGACGTGGTCGGCTCCAACCAGGTACTGGCGGCTCACAACCTGGTGACGGCACAGGCCCTCGATTTCACCGACACCGCCCCCTATCGCTGCTTCATCCCCGGCCAGGGCCTCCTCCTCACGAGCACTGTCCCACTGCTCGGCCTGGGCGGAGGCGGGGCTGTGGTCGGCGCGATCCTGGCATTCGCCATGATGCGCTTCCGCAAGAATTCACGCGTCGGCCGTGAAGCCCTCGCACTCGGCGCGTTCTCGCGGTAGGCGGGTGGAAGCGACTCGCGAAGTGAGCATGGACGAGTACAACTGCGAATCCTGCTACGACACCGGCGTCGTGAGTGGGATGGAGCGAACCTACGAATGCAGCTGCGTCGCTGCCGAGCGCCTTCGCCGAGGGCTGAACCCAGCCACGGGCGAACCTCAATCCACGCCGGGTGATGACAGCGATCTCGGCCGGGTCACCCTGGTGGTAGGTGCCGTCGTGTTCTCGTCGACGATTCTGTACTGGTCCTGCGCATGAACGAGGACGACCAGGAGCGACGAGGACATCGGCTCGGGCTGATCGCGGGCCTGGCGCTCGTGCTCGCTGTCCCGCTGGGACTGGTGCTTCTCGGGGTGGAGTGGCCCTACTGGCTGCTCGGCTCGTTCGTGGCTGTCGCGCTGGTGGGCGTATCCACGCTGATCGATTCGGACTGACTCGCCGGCGCTCCATCATGGTGCGTCGGCGAGGGAACACGGGTTTCGCGGCGTCGTCCGTCGCGTAAGCCGTTGGAATGCTGGTGACCCGGGCGCGATTCGAACGCGCGACCCCCAGCTTCGGAGGCTGGTGCTCTATCCAGCTGAGCTACCGGGCCACTGGTGGGACGTACTGGATTCGAACCAGTGACCTCTGCGGTGTGAACACAGCGCTCTAACCAACTGAGCTAACGTCCCAGGCCCGAGACGATTAGCGGAGCCGCCCCGAAAATGCGAGCACCGGCGGGGCCTTCGGGACCCTCCTCGCCGCTCCGCCCGTCCGCTCTGACCCTACCGGAAGGCCGCTCGGGCCGGGGCGCTCTAGCGGTGCGCCGAATACCCCAGCGCCGCCCCGATGAACGCCACGAAGAGCGGGTGGGGCTTGAAGGGCGTCGACGCGAACTCGGGGTGGAACTGGCAACCCAGGAACCACGGGTGGTCCTCGACCTCCACGATCTCGACCAGGCGTCCGTCGGGGGAGGTGCCCGAGAGCACCAGCCCCGCCTCGGTCAGCTGTTCGCGGAAGTCGCCGTTGAACTCGTAGCGGTGTCGGTGGCGCTCGGAGACCTCGTCGGCCCCGTAGGCCTGGTGGGCCTTGGTGCCCGGCCGCAGGGTGCAGGGCCAGGCGCCGAGCCGCATGGTGGCGCCCTTCTCTTCCAGGCCCCGCTGCTCGGGCATCAGGTCGATCACCGGGTAGGCGGTGGTCTCGTTGATCTCGCGCGAATTCGCGCCGTCGAGGCCGGCCACGTGGCGGGCGTACTCGATCACCGCCATCTGCATGCCGTAGCAGATGCCGAAGTACGGGATCCGCTGCTCGCGGGCACAGCGCACCGCCACCACCTTGCCCTCGGCACCGCGGCTGCCGAAACCGTGGGGGACCAGGATGCCGTCCATGTGGGAGAGCACTGCGGGATCGTCGAGCTTCTCCGAGTCGAAGTACTCGATGACGACCCGCGCCCGGTGGGCGAAGCCGGCGTGGTAGAGCGCCTCGTTCAGGCTCTTGTAGGACTCGGTGAGGTCGACGTACTTCCCCACCATCGCGATCCGCACTTCGGCCTGGGGATTCTTCGCGCGCTCGACGAGTCCCTCCCAGTTCGAGAGGTCAGGCTGACCGGTCCAGATGCCGAGCAGCGACGCGACCTTCTCGTCGAGCCCTTCCCGGTGCAGGATCAGCGGTAGCTCGTAGATCGTGTCGACGTCCTTCGCGGTCACCACCGCGTCTTCGTCGACGTTGCAGAAGAGCGCGATCTTGCCCTTCACGGCCTTCGGCAGGAAGCGGTCGGTGCGGCAGAGGATCACGTCGGGCGCGATACCCACCGTGCGCAGTTCCTTCACCGAATGCTGCACCGGCTTGGTCTTGAGCTCACCCGCCGTCGCCACGTAGGGCACCAGCGCGGTGTGGATGTAACAGGTGTTCTCGCGACCCACGTCGCTGCGCACCTGACGGATCGCCTCGAGGAAGGGCAGCGACTCGATGTCGCCCACCGTGCCGCCGACTTCGCAGATCAGCACGTCGACGTCTTCGGCCGCGGCGTGGATCGCCACCTTGATCTCGTCGGTGACGTGCGGGATCACCTGGACCGTGCCGCCGAGGTAGTCACCGCGGCGCTCCTTCGAGAGCACCGAATCGTAGATGCGCCCGGCGGTCATGTTGTTGGCGCGGCCCATGCGCGCATGGCTGAAGCGCTCGTAGTGCCCCAGGTCGAGGTCGGTCTCGGCACCGTCGTCGGTGACGTACACCTCGCCGTGCTGGAACGGGTTCATCGTCCCCGGGTCGACGTTCAGGTACGGGTCGAGCTTGAGGAAGGTCACCTTCAAGCCGCGCGCTTCGAGCAGGCCTCCCAGCGCCGCCGAGGAAAGGCCCTTCCCCAGCGACGAGAGCACGCCTCCCGTCACGAAAATGAACTTCGTCGGTCGCTTCCTGGTCATCCCATCACCCCCCAGCGCCGGGTCACTGTGTTCCCGGGCTGCCCCCTCATCGTACGTGGACGCCGTCGCGCCCCTGTTCCGCGTCGTTCACTCGAATCTCGTGGATCGGCACGAAGGGCTGCGGCAGCTCGTCGGCCTCGAAGAACCCCAGCTCCAGGGTTTCCTGCGGCGTCTCGAGCTCGCCCTGGCTGCCGGCCACGGCTTCGAAGCACAAATTGATCGCTTGCACGCGTCGGCGGTCGGCGTACTCGATCACCTGGGTGCGCGGGTCGGAGTAGACGCCGACCAGGCGGCCCACTTCGATCTCGTACCCGGTCTCTTCGCGCACCTCACGCTCGGTCGCGATCGCCACCGACTCACCCGGCTCGACGTATCCGCCCGGCAGGCCCCAATGCGCATTGTCGCTGCGCTTCATGAGCAAGATCCGGTTCGGGTGGCCCCGCTCGCGCACGACGGCAGAGACACTGAGACGCACTTCCATCGGATCGGTGGCGTAGTACGTCGTCGTCATGGCGCACTCCAGCGCGACGTCCGAGTCGATCCAGCCTTTGGCCCGGGAAGAACGCCACCGAGAGACACGTACCGGGCGCGGTCCACGAAGAAGTGAGCCGCGAGGGCGAGCGGGATTACCCGCGCGCCGAAGCACGGATCAGGGGGTTTGGGCTGGATTGGGACACCCTCGAACGCGTGGGTTTAGGGAGATATATCGTGACGGTCGGGGAGCGTCAATTCGGCCCGAACTTCGTACGCACCGACGGTGTTGCGCACCGGATTCCGACGCCCAGGCGTGACGGAAGATGCTCGTTGCCGCCTCGCTGCCGGCGTGAAACGGGGACCCGGGAGGGCGGAAATGGCGTTCGGATCTGCCCCCCACGCCGGCCCGCACGGTAGAGTGCGACGCCTCTCTCCTCCTTTCCACGCATCGGAGCTCCCATGAAGCTCGGGATCCACCTGCCCTGGGCCAACCCCCAGGTGAACCTCGACGTCGCGAAGGTCCAGCGCGCCGAGGCGCTCGGCTACGACTCGGTCTGGACCGCCGAGATCTACGGCCAGGACGCCATCACTCCCCTCGCCTACCTGGCGGCGCGCACCGAGCGCATCCGCCTCGGCACCGCCGTCATTCAGGCCGCGGCCCGCACGCCCGCCGCCACCGCCCTGGCGATGGCGACCCTGGACCAGCTCGCCGGCGGCGACCGGGCCATCCTGGGCATCGGCCTCTCGGGTCCGCAGATCGTCGAGGGCTGGTACGGCCAGCCCTGGGGCAAGCCGAACCCGCGCCTGCGCGACTACGTGACGATCATGCGGAAGGTCCTGCGGCGCGAACGGCCGGTCGAACACGACGGGCCGGAGCTGGCCCTGCCCTACCGTGGCCCCGGCAGCTCGGGGCTCGGCAAACCCTTGAAGTCGGTTCTTCACACCAACCCCAACCTCCCGATCTTCCTCGGGACCGGGACGCCCGCCAACATCCGCCTCACCGCCGAACTCGCCGATGGCTGGATCCCGATGGGATACAACCCCGACACCGCCGCGATCTACCGCCCCTGGCTCGAGGAGGGCTTCGAGAAGGCCGGCGACGGCAAGAGCATGGATTCCTTCTTCATCCAGGCCGGCTGCCAGGTGGTGGTGACCGACGACGTACGCTCGGCCCTCGACGCGCTGAAGCCCTTCCACGGCTTCTACGTGGGCGGCATGGGGGCCCAGTCGAAGAACTTCCACAAGGAGATGATGATCCGGCGCGGCTTCGCGGAAGCCGCCGAGCGGATCCAGGAGCTGTTCCTCGCCGGCAACCGCGCCGAGGCCTTCGCCGCCGTGCCCGACGAGTACGTCGACCAGGGCGCGCTGATCGGGCCCGAGGCCCGGATCCGCGAGCGCTTCCGAGCCTGGCAGGAGCTGGGCGTGGACGGCTTGACCGTCCACACCGAGCAGGACGAGGCCATGGAGCTGGTGGCGCGACTCGCGCGCGAGAGCTGAGCCCCGGGCCCCTGTGACCGGAGCCAGACCTACTGGGCCGGTGCTTCCGCCTCGCCCGCCGCCGGCTTCTTCGCGACACCCAGCGCTTCGAGCTCATCCGCGATCGCGGCGCCGTGCCCGCCGGGCGAGACGTCCTTGTCGATCTTGCGGATGATGCCCTCGGCATCGATGTAGAAGGTCCAGCGCTTCGCGTAGAGCCCGGCGAAGCCGAGTACGCCGTAGGCGTCGGCGGCGACCTTCGTCGGGTCCGAGAGCAGCGGGAAGTTGGCGTCGAGCGACTCGGCGAACTCGGCGTTCTTCTCGGGCTCGTCGAGGCTGACCATGTAGTAGACGGCTTCGTAGGACTGGAGGGTCTCGGCGCTGTCACGCAGCGACTTCAGCTCCTCCGTTCAGCCAGGCGTGAAGGCCTTGGGGAACCAGGCGAGCACCACGGCCCGCTTGCCCTTGTGCTCGGCAAGGGAGTGGGTGGCGCCATCCGAGCCAGGCAGAGTGAAGTCCGGCGCGGGATCGCCCACTTCGAGGGCGAGGGCCGCCGGCCCCAGCACGAGACCCAAGGCGAGCACCAGCGCGAGCTGGCGCCACGAACCGACGAAGCTTCGTACACGCATGCGGAAACCCTAACCCGTGGTCCCCGGATGCGCTGCCCGGCAAACGCCGGCCCTGCTCGTCGCGCCGGGGCCGAAGCGGTAGCTTCGTCGCTCGCCTCGCCCCCACCGTTCTGCGAGCACCGGCACCTCCGCCACCCCGATGAGCGCGATGTCCCCGCCCACCGCAGCGCCCGCTGAACCGCAGACCCGCCCGAGGCCGGAAGGGCCCGTGCGCTGGGTCTTGCTCGGGGTGCTCGCCCTGCTGGCCCTCTACGTCGCGGCGGGCCGGGCAGCGGCGCCCTTCCACGGCGACGAGTCGACCTTCCTGTGGATGAGTCGCGACTACGACACGCTGGTCCACGGCAGCCCGGTGCAGTCCCTGCCCTTTTCCGAGGCGCCCGCAGACGACTACGCCCAGTGGCTACGGGTGCTGAACGGATCACTGCACCCGCTATCGATCGGGCTCGCGCGCGAGACGGCGAGCGGCGAGGCCGCCGAGCGCAACGCTCCCTGGATCTGGGAGATGCCCGCGGGACGCGAGACCGCCCAGTGGCGCTTCAACCTCCAGACCCAGCGGCTGCCGAACTCCGCCGCCCTCGCCCACGCGCGCTGGCCGGCGACGTTGGCGACCCTCGCCGCCATCTTCGCCTGCGGGTTCATCGGGCGCCGTTTCTACGGCGGCAGCGCCGCGGGAATCGCGGCCACCCTCGTGCTCGCCACGACCCCGGCGGTGCTGCTCAACGGGCGCCGCGCACTGCAGGAAGGCGGGCTCCTGCTGTTCTCGTTTGCGCTGCTGGGCGCGGGCCTCTGGGTCGTCACGCGGGCGTGCGCGTCGAATCGCGCGACGCCTCCGTTGCCTGCGCTGCTCGGGCTGGGCGCCCTGGCCGGTCTCGCGGTGGCGATGAAGCACTCGCTCGCCCTGGGCGTCGGCGTCGTATGGATCTGGGGGCTCGTGGCCGGTGCGGTCTCGCGCCCGGCGGCGTCCGAGCGCGCCGGTCTCCCGAGCGCGATCGCAGCCTGGGTCGGCGCCGGCTTCGTGGCGCTCGGCGTCTTCGGCTTCGTCGTACCCGTCTGGTGGTCGCCGGCACGTCATGCGCTGTTCGCGGGCCTGGCCCTCGCCGCCTTCGGCGCGGCGCTCCTCGGCCGCGCGCCCCGCAGTCGCGCCGTCGCGATGATCGGCCTGGGCGCCGTGTTGGTGGCCGGGACGAGCCTCGTGCAGCCGGCGGTTTGGTCGAACACGGCCCGCGTCCCCGCGACCCTGGCAGAGCTGCGAACGCGCCTGCTCGACCGCCAGGCCACCCGCTACGAGAACCACGCCCAACCCGGATCGCGCATCGCGGCCGTCGTGCGGGAGAGCCTGGGAACGCCCGCCCAGTACTACGAGGACCCGGCCTGGGTGCACGCTCAGCCGGTGCTCGGCCAGATCGAACGCTACGAGCGACTGCGGCTCGGTGGACGTGGCGGCAGCGTCGTGGCGCGCAGCGGCGTCGCGCTGCTGTGTGTCGCTGGGCTCGTCGCCGCCTGGACTCGGCGGCGCGATCCCGCCCAGTGGCTGCTGCTCGCGTGGTGGCTCGCTCCCGCGCTCGCACTCCTTGCGAATGCGTTGCCCTGGCAGCGCTACTACCTGGTGCTGCAGCCGGCGGTCGCCTTGCTCGCAGGTCAAGGTGCCGGGTGGCTCCTTGTGCGCTTGCGCGAGCGCAACGATGCGGGGAACGACGCGGCGGAGCCCGCGTCTGCCAACGCCTAGAGCGCGCCGGAAGGTTCCAGGTCGATCTGGCGCACCTTCAGCCCCGCCTCGCGCAGCAGGTCGAGCGATACGTCGCCGAGCGGGTACGCCGCGTTGTAGACGACCTCGGTGAGCCCCGCGTTGATGATCATCTTGGTGCAGGAGAGGCACGGGCTGAATGTGGTGTAGATCGTGCCGCCCTTGATCAGCACGCCGTGGTACGCGGCCTGGATGATCGCGTTCTCCTCGCCGTGGGAGCAGAGGCACTCGTCGAGACGGGTGCCCCCTTCGGCGAAGGAATTGCACCGGGGGCAGCCGCCCTCGTTGCAGTTGCGCACGCCGCGCGGGGTGCCGTTGTAGCCCGTCGAGATGATCCGACGATCGCGTGTGATGACTGCCGCGACCTTCCGCTTCACGCAGTTGCTGCGCGACGCCACGACGCGCGCGATCGACATGAAGTACTCGTCCCAGCTCGGTCGCTCAAAAAAAAAGGAGCGCTCCAACACGGCCTGGACGGCGTCGTGGAGTGCGTCGAGGCTGCCGTCGTTGTGCACCGTGTGATCGGCGAGCTCCTGCACCGCGAGCAGCTGCTGGGAGGCCGGGTCATCGCTCTTCAGCTCGCGGCCTTCCAGGCGGCGCAGCTCGTCGAGGGTGTCGGGATCGCCCGAGCGCCCCCGCGCGCGGATCCGGTCGAGCCGCACCTGCTCGTCGGCGTCGACCCAGAGCAGCTGGAACTGGGGCGTGCGCGAGCGCAGCACCTCGACCTCGGCCGGATTGCGGATCGAGTCGACCACGTAGTTGCGATCCGGGAGCAGCTGCTTCGCGAGCAAGGTCGCGAGGCCGCCGGGGCCGTGGGCCTGCCGGATCGCGTTGCCCGCCGCGATCATCCGCTCGCGGGTCTCTTCGACCCCCTCGGTCTTCAGTTGCTCGCGAATCACGTCCGAGAGCGAGAGCGGGTAGAAGCTGCGGGACTCGAGGAAGGCGAGCACCTCGCCCTTCCCGGCTCCATTGCGTCCCGACAACCCGATGATCATGTCGCCCCCCGCTCGGAGACGCATGGTAGCCCAAGGCCTCTGCCCGGGAGCCCGCCGGGCGGCGCGCCTCCCTTCTCGACGGGGCGAGACCGGGTGCGCCGATGCCCTCGGACGGGCTGGCGAGGGACGCCTATGCTCGCCCGCATGCAGCGCGCTTGGCTCTTTCCCAACCCGTGGCGGCGGGTCGCCGCAGCGGGCGGCGCGCTCGTTGCGTTGGGCATCACCGCGCCCGACCCAGCTTCCACCGAAACCCACGCATCGGGGCCGATCATTCGCATGCCTGGTGAGAAGACCCTCGAAGATCGGCTGCGCTACTACGGACCCGCCGCGCGCCAGCGCTGGCGACCGGTCTTCGAAGCGGTCGGTCTCCGCTACCCGCCGCAGGAGCTGACCCTCGTCGGCCTGAAGGCCGAACGCGCCCTCGAAGTGTATGCCCGGGACGGCGGCGCCTGGCAGTTCCTGCACCGCTTCCCGGTGCTCGCCGCCAGCGGAGAGCTGGGACCCAAGCTGCAGCAGGGAGACCGACAAGTCCCGGAAGGCCTCTACGAGATCGAATCCCTCAACCCGAACAGCAAGTTCCACCTCTCCCTTCGCGTGAACTATCCAAACGAAGCGGACCGGGCCCAGGCCCGGACCGACGGACGCCGGGACCTCGGCGGCGACATCATGATCCATGGCCGCGCCACCTCGACCGGTTGCCTCGCCGTGGGCGACTGGGCGATCGAGAACCTCTTCATCCTGGTCGCCGACACGGGGCCCGAGGCGACGCGGGTGATCCTCTCACCGGTCGACTTCCGGGTCCGCACGCTGCCCCCCGACTTCACGCCCGAGGGTGACTGGGTGACCCGGCGGCACCTGGCCATCGCCGCGGCGCTCCGCACCCTGCCCTTCCCCTACGAGCCGGCGCGCGAAGCGTTCAACCAGGGCGGCGCGAGAGGGTCCGCACCGCGAACGGAGTGAGGGTGTCGATCGCGTCGGCGCCCTGCTCGGGACGCCAGCGGAACTGAGAGATCGTCACCTGGTCGGCCTCGAAGTCGATCAGGGAAAAGCCGTTCTCTTCGATCGGTGGCACCCACTCGTCCACGGTGAGCGTGCCCGAAGGCACCGGGCGCTGTCCGCGCACGCGCGACGGCCACCCTGGCCCCGCGGCGCCCGGCGTCCCCACCAGGACGCTCGTCACCGGGTTGTCGCGCAGGTACAGAGGCCCCGACATCCGGATCTCGCCCATGCCGGTGGCATGCAGGTCACCCGAGAGCCAGAGCGGACGTGTGCCACGCGCGCTGTGAACGGCGAGCAGCCGATCGTGCTGTTCCAGCCAGCCCGGCGCCCAGAAGGGCTTGTGTCCGTGGGTCTGCAGACCGCCGACGTCGTCCTTGCCATCGGGATACCACTCACCCCACTTCCCGGCGGTCCATAGGATCGGGGTCGAGGGCAGATGCGCGACGAAGCGGGCATCGCTCACGCGCGTGCGACGGCGGAGCCAGTCCTCCACCTCCGGCGACACGAAGCCGCTCCATTCGTGCCCCGTCAGGGGATCCGCGGCGTTCGTCAGTTCCGCGCGGCAGTCGTAGCAGAGGCCCTCGAAGAGCCGGCCGTAGCGCACCCGACCGAAGCTCGTGAACACCCCATCGGGTCCGTACCCGGGTGGGCCCTCCAGGAACTCGGGGTAGTAGAGCGCCTGGGTGGCCCGCGCGACGCGACGCATGAACGTGTCGGCCGGGAAGGTGCGCAGGTCTTCGTCGGCTTCGTCGTTCTCGGTGTAGTCGTGGTCGTCCTGCAAGAAGAAGACGGGCACCGAGCGAAAGAGCGTCCCGTAGAGCCCGGCCAGCTGAGGACCGAAGGCGGCCTGCAGCACCGCCTCGTTCGGCGTGCCGAGAATCGGTTGGGATCGATCGAAGGAGCCGGCCAGCCACCAGGCCTGGGGCGAGCGCCCCATCGCGAGACCGGGCCGCGACTGGAGATCCCAGTAGACGTGATCGCCGTTCGCGATGGCGGCGTCCGGCGCGAAGGAAAGCGCGCGCGCGAGGAGGCGCTGGCGCAGCGAAGTCTCCAGGAAGATGCGCCCCGCGATCGGGTGGAAGAAGGCGTCGAAGCCGCCGGCGCAGCTGTAGGCCAGCAGTCGGAAGCGCTTCGGCTCGGCGTCGGGGGCGGGAAAGGTGCGCAGGGGCCAGCTGGCACAGAGCGCCTTCCCCACTCCATCCATGAGCTCGAGTTGGACCTCCGTGTCTGGCTCCAACCCATCGAGATCGAAGGAAAAGAAGCGCCCCGCCGAATCCTCGCGCCGGCCGGCCACCGAGCGCCGGCCGGCCCGGAGCTGGACCTCGGCGAGGGGAGTCGCAAACGAGGCCTTCAGACGAATCCGGGTGGGGCCGACCGCCGGGAGCAGATGCTCGACCGGGCCGGCGTCCCAGCCACTCGGATCCACGAAGGGCGGCGCGTCGAAGCAGGCGAGGAGCCCGGCGCCGGTGGCCAGCGAAGCGCCGAGAAAGGCGCGCCGGGTCCAGCCTTCGCCCGGCGCGGCCCGCGTCGGTTCTGCAGCGCGCAGCCGGGTGTCACGCGGAGTGCGGGGTGCCACCGCGACACCCTACCGCGCCGCTGCTCGCATGTGCCCACGCTAGGCTTCGGCCCGCGCCCCGGTCCCCCATGCCCCTTCATCACACCAGCGGTCGTCACGGCTTGGGCTTTGGCCTCGCCCTCACCACGATGGCGCTGTGGGCGGTGCTGCCCCTCGCCCTCGAGGGTGCCCTGCGCTCCCTCGACGTCTTCACTCTGACCTGGGCGCGCTTCGCGGTGTCGAGCGTCGTCCTCGGCGGGGTCCTGCTGCTGCGTCGCGACCTGCCCCGCCTGCGGGTCGGGAGCGCACGCGGTTGGCTGCTGCTCGCCGCCACCGGCTTCCTCGCCCTCAACTACGGCAGCTACGTGCTGGGCCTCGAACGCACCAGCGCGGCCGACGCCCAGGTGCTGATCCAGGCCGGACCGATCCTCCTGAGCCTGGGGGGCGTGTTCGTGTTTCGCGAGCGCTTCACCCGACGCCAGTGGCAGGGCTTCGCAATGCTCTGCCTCGGGCTGCTCGTCTTCATCGCGGCCCGCTACGACCCGGCCGGGGCCGACGCCGAACGGCGCATCGCCGGCAACCTGTGGATCGCCTTCGCCGCCATCACCTGGGCGATCTACGGGCTGGCCCAGAAACAGCTGCTCCGCGACCTCCCTTCGGCCCACGTGCTCTTGTGGGTGTACGTCGGCTGCACCCTCGCTTTCACGTCGTTGGCCGA
The genomic region above belongs to Myxococcota bacterium and contains:
- a CDS encoding CTP synthase encodes the protein MTRKRPTKFIFVTGGVLSSLGKGLSSAALGGLLEARGLKVTFLKLDPYLNVDPGTMNPFQHGEVYVTDDGAETDLDLGHYERFSHARMGRANNMTAGRIYDSVLSKERRGDYLGGTVQVIPHVTDEIKVAIHAAAEDVDVLICEVGGTVGDIESLPFLEAIRQVRSDVGRENTCYIHTALVPYVATAGELKTKPVQHSVKELRTVGIAPDVILCRTDRFLPKAVKGKIALFCNVDEDAVVTAKDVDTIYELPLILHREGLDEKVASLLGIWTGQPDLSNWEGLVERAKNPQAEVRIAMVGKYVDLTESYKSLNEALYHAGFAHRARVVIEYFDSEKLDDPAVLSHMDGILVPHGFGSRGAEGKVVAVRCAREQRIPYFGICYGMQMAVIEYARHVAGLDGANSREINETTAYPVIDLMPEQRGLEEKGATMRLGAWPCTLRPGTKAHQAYGADEVSERHRHRYEFNGDFREQLTEAGLVLSGTSPDGRLVEIVEVEDHPWFLGCQFHPEFASTPFKPHPLFVAFIGAALGYSAHR
- a CDS encoding NUDIX domain-containing protein, which encodes MTTTYYATDPMEVRLSVSAVVRERGHPNRILLMKRSDNAHWGLPGGYVEPGESVAIATEREVREETGYEIEVGRLVGVYSDPRTQVIEYADRRRVQAINLCFEAVAGSQGELETPQETLELGFFEADELPQPFVPIHEIRVNDAEQGRDGVHVR
- a CDS encoding LLM class F420-dependent oxidoreductase, which produces MKLGIHLPWANPQVNLDVAKVQRAEALGYDSVWTAEIYGQDAITPLAYLAARTERIRLGTAVIQAAARTPAATALAMATLDQLAGGDRAILGIGLSGPQIVEGWYGQPWGKPNPRLRDYVTIMRKVLRRERPVEHDGPELALPYRGPGSSGLGKPLKSVLHTNPNLPIFLGTGTPANIRLTAELADGWIPMGYNPDTAAIYRPWLEEGFEKAGDGKSMDSFFIQAGCQVVVTDDVRSALDALKPFHGFYVGGMGAQSKNFHKEMMIRRGFAEAAERIQELFLAGNRAEAFAAVPDEYVDQGALIGPEARIRERFRAWQELGVDGLTVHTEQDEAMELVARLARES
- a CDS encoding peroxiredoxin, yielding MRVRSFVGSWRQLALVLALGLVLGPAALALEVGDPAPDFTLPGSDGATHSLAEHKGKRAVVLAWFPKAFTPGUTEELKSLRDSAETLQSYEAVYYMVSLDEPEKNAEFAESLDANFPLLSDPTKVAADAYGVLGFAGLYAKRWTFYIDAEGIIRKIDKDVSPGGHGAAIADELEALGVAKKPAAGEAEAPAQ
- a CDS encoding deaminase — protein: MRLRAGGDMIIGLSGRNGAGKGEVLAFLESRSFYPLSLSDVIREQLKTEGVEETRERMIAAGNAIRQAHGPGGLATLLAKQLLPDRNYVVDSIRNPAEVEVLRSRTPQFQLLWVDADEQVRLDRIRARGRSGDPDTLDELRRLEGRELKSDDPASQQLLAVQELADHTVHNDGSLDALHDAVQAVLERSFFFERPSWDEYFMSIARVVASRSNCVKRKVAAVITRDRRIISTGYNGTPRGVRNCNEGGCPRCNSFAEGGTRLDECLCSHGEENAIIQAAYHGVLIKGGTIYTTFSPCLSCTKMIINAGLTEVVYNAAYPLGDVSLDLLREAGLKVRQIDLEPSGAL
- a CDS encoding L,D-transpeptidase family protein, with amino-acid sequence MQRAWLFPNPWRRVAAAGGALVALGITAPDPASTETHASGPIIRMPGEKTLEDRLRYYGPAARQRWRPVFEAVGLRYPPQELTLVGLKAERALEVYARDGGAWQFLHRFPVLAASGELGPKLQQGDRQVPEGLYEIESLNPNSKFHLSLRVNYPNEADRAQARTDGRRDLGGDIMIHGRATSTGCLAVGDWAIENLFILVADTGPEATRVILSPVDFRVRTLPPDFTPEGDWVTRRHLAIAAALRTLPFPYEPAREAFNQGGARGSAPRTE
- a CDS encoding DMT family transporter, which encodes MPLHHTSGRHGLGFGLALTTMALWAVLPLALEGALRSLDVFTLTWARFAVSSVVLGGVLLLRRDLPRLRVGSARGWLLLAATGFLALNYGSYVLGLERTSAADAQVLIQAGPILLSLGGVFVFRERFTRRQWQGFAMLCLGLLVFIAARYDPAGADAERRIAGNLWIAFAAITWAIYGLAQKQLLRDLPSAHVLLWVYVGCTLAFTSLAEPSRIGDLNGPELWLLLFCALNTVVGYGAFAESLAHWEASRVGAVLALTPLGTLALAAIAEAWLPGWTRPQALGLWSWLGAVAVVAGSLVTSLAAPPPET